The Sediminitomix flava genome includes a window with the following:
- a CDS encoding bile acid:sodium symporter family protein, translating into MKVDKFVLLLILMIILAYFIPQLGHILPLEEIGTYGIAGIFFFYGLKLSPSQMKEDLSNWKLHLLIQSTTFIIFPLLVLCFYPFINSEETRLYWLAVFYLAVLPSTVSSSVVMVSIAKGNIPSAIFNASISGLIGMVLTPLWMSPFLQAQGSDLAIRDIFLKLFLQILLPVILGVVLNKFWGKWAIRYKAQLGNFDKAIILIIVYESFCDSFEQGIFEQMETLELLVLAFAIVFLFFLVMQAVKVISNFLGFNRQDQITALFCGSKKSLVHGTVFSNVLFVGMTQAGLFLVPIMLYHAFQLFYISILAEKMGRTEIDN; encoded by the coding sequence ATGAAAGTAGATAAGTTTGTACTCCTTCTGATCTTGATGATCATCCTTGCATATTTTATTCCTCAATTAGGACATATTCTTCCTTTAGAAGAAATTGGTACTTACGGTATAGCTGGTATTTTTTTCTTTTATGGATTGAAGCTAAGCCCTTCTCAAATGAAAGAAGATTTGAGTAATTGGAAACTTCATTTACTAATTCAAAGCACTACTTTCATCATATTTCCTCTTCTAGTTTTATGCTTTTATCCATTCATAAATTCTGAAGAAACCCGTCTTTATTGGCTTGCGGTTTTTTACTTAGCAGTACTCCCTTCTACAGTATCATCTTCTGTAGTAATGGTGTCGATTGCCAAAGGTAATATTCCATCAGCAATTTTTAATGCAAGTATTTCAGGTCTAATAGGAATGGTACTCACTCCTCTATGGATGAGTCCTTTTTTACAAGCTCAAGGTAGTGATCTAGCCATTAGAGATATATTCCTTAAACTATTTCTCCAAATTTTATTACCTGTAATTTTAGGTGTTGTATTAAACAAATTTTGGGGTAAATGGGCTATCAGATACAAAGCTCAATTAGGCAATTTTGATAAAGCCATTATCCTTATAATAGTATATGAGAGTTTTTGTGATTCATTTGAACAAGGAATTTTTGAACAAATGGAAACCCTTGAATTATTAGTTCTAGCTTTTGCGATCGTTTTTCTATTCTTTTTAGTGATGCAAGCTGTAAAGGTTATTAGCAACTTTCTAGGCTTTAACAGACAAGATCAAATTACTGCATTATTTTGTGGTTCAAAGAAATCATTGGTTCACGGAACAGTCTTTTCCAATGTCCTTTTTGTTGGAATGACTCAAGCTGGTTTGTTCTTAGTTCCAATAATGCTATATCATGCTTTTCAGTTGTTCTACATAAGTATCCTAGCTGAAAAAATGGGTAGAACTGAAATAGACAATTAA
- a CDS encoding transposase codes for MEKYDTAFKEIVLDLLSSGYSISQLAKDYQASLITLSNWLKSQ; via the coding sequence ATGGAAAAATATGATACCGCATTTAAAGAGATAGTTCTAGACTTACTTTCATCAGGATATTCAATAAGTCAATTAGCCAAAGATTATCAAGCAAGTTTAATTACGCTTAGTAATTGGCTGAAAAGTCAATAA
- a CDS encoding metallophosphoesterase family protein, with the protein MKKINHSRLAISLTRTVVCTCLLASCNLYEFTPFDIDFEEDEKNIHQKNKMLLSDFSPKNDSIQFIFLTDNQNSFDELDDVVKDISARDDIPFAILGGDITEFGLPEEYRVGLEFFKKMRIPFFSTIGNHDLLGTGIDAFEEMYGPLNDSFTLDSVKFIFYNTNSREFQYDFSVPDIVWLENELQENDSVKASIIFSHVGIKPTDNSIDLRLFPKLDSIISNTPNVLANIHGHGHETEITFPYTNKDIPSIQIDDVIDKNYSIFTISSNLELTWEIIEVE; encoded by the coding sequence ATGAAAAAAATTAACCATTCAAGACTAGCTATATCACTTACAAGAACTGTTGTCTGCACCTGCCTTCTTGCTAGTTGTAACCTTTATGAGTTCACACCCTTTGATATAGACTTTGAAGAAGATGAGAAGAATATTCATCAGAAGAATAAAATGCTTCTTTCTGATTTTAGTCCTAAAAATGATTCTATTCAGTTCATCTTTCTAACCGATAATCAAAATTCATTTGATGAGTTAGACGATGTCGTTAAAGATATTAGCGCAAGAGATGATATTCCTTTTGCCATTCTTGGTGGAGACATTACAGAGTTTGGACTGCCAGAAGAATATAGGGTTGGTTTGGAGTTCTTCAAAAAAATGCGAATTCCATTCTTTTCTACTATTGGAAATCACGACCTACTCGGAACAGGTATTGATGCTTTTGAAGAAATGTATGGCCCATTGAATGACTCTTTCACACTAGATAGTGTCAAATTTATATTCTATAATACTAATTCAAGAGAGTTTCAATATGACTTTAGTGTACCTGATATCGTTTGGTTAGAAAATGAATTACAAGAAAATGATTCAGTTAAAGCATCAATCATTTTTTCTCATGTAGGGATAAAACCAACAGACAATAGTATAGACTTGAGACTTTTCCCAAAGCTTGATTCCATTATTAGCAATACACCGAATGTATTGGCTAATATTCACGGACATGGACATGAAACAGAAATAACTTTTCCTTATACAAACAAGGATATTCCATCTATTCAGATAGATGATGTGATTGATAAGAATTACTCCATTTTCACAATATCATCAAACTTAGAATTGACTTGGGAAATCATAGAAGTAGAATAA
- the ruvA gene encoding Holliday junction branch migration protein RuvA: MYYYLKGKLTLKAPTFIVLDVGGIGYEIFVSLNTSSSLQENNEYKLYTYFHVKEDQQSLFGFTTLLEKELFEALISVSGIGPSTALAVLSSMNPEEVIQAILGEDLKSIQSVKGIGAKTAKRLIIDLKDKVSKLDLPEGFDTSSARTSSSYNPNIQEALEALLQLGFAKPAAAKVLKSVSAKYGNDLSVEDLIKYALKN; this comes from the coding sequence ATGTATTATTATTTGAAAGGAAAACTAACCTTAAAAGCCCCAACTTTTATAGTGTTAGACGTGGGAGGGATAGGATATGAAATTTTTGTGTCTTTAAATACATCATCGAGCCTACAGGAAAATAATGAATACAAATTGTATACTTATTTTCATGTAAAAGAAGATCAACAAAGTCTTTTTGGTTTTACTACTCTTTTAGAAAAAGAACTTTTTGAAGCTTTGATAAGCGTTTCAGGTATTGGACCATCAACTGCTTTGGCCGTTTTATCATCTATGAATCCTGAGGAAGTCATTCAAGCAATTCTTGGTGAAGACCTTAAAAGTATTCAGTCGGTAAAAGGAATTGGAGCTAAGACTGCTAAAAGGTTGATCATCGACTTGAAAGATAAAGTAAGTAAGTTAGACCTACCTGAAGGTTTCGATACTAGTTCAGCTAGAACTTCATCTTCATACAATCCAAATATACAAGAAGCTCTTGAGGCACTTTTACAGTTGGGCTTTGCCAAACCAGCTGCCGCAAAAGTTTTAAAGTCTGTTTCTGCCAAATACGGAAATGATTTGTCAGTAGAAGACTTAATCAAATATGCACTTAAAAATTAA
- the sov gene encoding T9SS outer membrane translocon Sov/SprA codes for MFTLLSNISAAPKTRFQQIPQNVVLDQDTTKKSGKVKGIKPYESDRYGDPFSNKRTSSPVIIQNPDAIKLGVELDSSGKNFNVSETYDGLDYRPETQIPYGSYEVYRYLKDQNDYWKNLAIQQDGGDNLPGDDNRRIIPVIDGGKVVDWLFGGSTIDIQTSGNLVLDFGGLWQRVDNPEIPVRQQRVGGFNFDQQIGFSMVGQIGTKLQVSANYDTKSTFDFQQQFNINYTAAEEDIVQDVQVGNVSFPVSNSLITGAQNLFGVYTKLRFGNLWVSSIFSSHQGATETIVIKNGAQTQEVELQGYEYDENRHFFLGHYFRDRYEGALTALPNVAAGVDITNIKVYVTNRSNATQNLRGVVGLLDLGEGDPFNNEWGGNGVSNPTDNGNNTLYSQLSNIDRTPTSVRAILESEGLNNGTEYEILTSARELTEAEYTIHGGVTKNSLGYISLKTPLRNDEMLAIAFEYSVQGQRFQVGELQNDINTLGLGATDLIFMKLLKPASIQIDVPNPNNQSEIVRYPAWDLMMKNIYSLDATGLQRDNFRFNVIYRNDATGADNPSIQDIPALKDSLFVRIFNVDQLDRNQSRNPDSFFDYVSGVTVNENDGLLIFPVLEPFGETMSSTLQQVGASGFESQYVFSDLYSQTKADAQNNTIQNKYYIQGEYQSSSGGDIFLPGINISEGSVVVTMGGSPLSEGTDYSVDYQFGRVKILNPNVLGSNQDIRITYERADLFNVKTKNLVGVDLEYHFSPDFKLTSTLLHLTERPLTSRVSVGSESLKNTMWGTTLDYRSESRFLTKMVDALPGISTKAPSNFVFKGEFAQLIPGTPKIVGDEGTAYIDDFEGSEISYNQTRTVQEWKLGSTPVRILEDIGLDQGSDSLAVNYNRAKVAWYNIDNIFYSNGNGTFSRPSNITDQDLNNHYIRSIGFNEVFPGRDQQQISTNEISFDIAYYPEERGPYNYSENVTSDGKLNNPESNFGALTRAIQTNVDFENLNIQYIEFWLLDPFLNGPNGQIEGATNNNTGGRFYFNLGDISEDLIPDGQHFFENGLSANQDQNRENDPWGVIPNVTPLGTNAFNQAVPRDAQDVGYDGLRNDDEVSFFSDFLSVLGANLNADALAQITADPSSDNFRYYLDAGFDQEDAKILARYKDFNNPDGNSPANSGNADFPSSSTSIPDNEDLNNDNQVNLTNKYYEYELEFRPEDFDPSLPLSPNLKYATDRITANVNGEEVNWYQFRIPVNQSDEAVGGIDNLKSVRFMRMYMTGWEQPVVLRMVDFKLVGAQWRVFAGDIDDRNASPIEGVPDNTGFTVASVNIEQNGVSNGETTPYVVPPGIIRDFDPTSTVTRQLNEQSIQLSVNRLEPEEGRGVYKTFSLDLINYERLKMEIHAEGGNQVNDDEAVAFIRLGTDFTQNYYEIEVPLKLTTPRTSSAPSQVWRQENRIDLELARLIDVKLNRDTDRFPLDSVFVNPEKIGNYTVSVRGRPDLSSVKSAMLGLRNNTQNKTIEDVIVWFNELRVSGINTFSSWAANARLDASLADFADLSTNISYSTAGFGGIQDPISARQRSTNMNFGITTNIQLDKLYLNRVGISLPVLFSYQRGTSEPYFDPFDPDVPLDLKIKTFENTSEGINYRNEVMEETWARSINISNFSKRKMNPNAKSYPWDIENVSLFGGYSDSYTKSMNINEQNGERWNTGFNYAYTNPLKPWEPFKNSKFLDAGIFRLIKDFNLMPIPSNFNTRWEVRRDFTETQYRSQSFGEFVVDEPLYDKSFLFNRNYNLGWNISNNLNLTYTSNANSIIDEPLETNLSSNEVWNQIAELGTLRNYNQTISGNYALPLDKFPLTSFLSANALYTADLGWTGSPDDFVGTDGNDLGNTIQNRQQIALNGKVSMTKIYSSIPYLQRFEKSGGSRSRNRSRSRNRASSSEDVLQWRIERLDAKIKKLNDKLLKKKNKNQYKLEKERKERDEVLDKMRREVEKLKAENKPYEVLEEQIGELEKSPLPTEIKIKEKAEQEALERSQQSEDEQKPEKESRLEKKIAKLQKEKSKYETEQRERRKQNKKPKQNKVLDTTLKFITMLKEIDGSYSETNSTVLPGFLPTPKNFGMAEGFEAPGLPFVLGQQDVNFVEEARNKGWLSQSSSQNGQFTQTAQEEWNLRATLEPFTDFRIELTGRKQEMANYSEAIFQPDAEDGKLASRSGSYGISFFSIPTAFRGDEIASATFNEFLDNRQAIQSRLETQNNVPQNSYGLNAQDVLVPAFLAAYSGGNAESYSLSSFPEFPIPGWTVSYTGLSKLGLFKDIFSSVTLNHSYESMYNIGNYNSSLFYEASAVGLDKSVDDVPDDIILDENTNNVIPLYTISQVTINERFYPLIGVNVAMHNNWQFRFDYNKERNLVLNLTNPEVSERRADDYSLSIGYTKAGLKLPFRSKGSQIVLKNDLTFSMAFTLRDETTYQRSVENEITLITNGQKNFRIRPTLDYVLNNRASLQMYFERSVNDPRISTSFRTASTAFGFQFRYSLAQL; via the coding sequence GTGTTTACACTACTGTCTAATATTTCAGCTGCCCCAAAGACGAGGTTTCAGCAGATACCTCAAAATGTGGTATTGGATCAAGATACAACTAAGAAGTCTGGCAAAGTTAAGGGAATCAAACCCTACGAGTCCGATCGTTATGGAGACCCTTTTTCGAATAAGAGAACATCTTCACCGGTAATTATTCAAAATCCTGATGCGATTAAGTTAGGTGTTGAATTAGATTCATCTGGAAAGAACTTTAACGTTTCAGAAACATATGATGGGCTAGATTATAGACCAGAAACACAAATACCTTATGGAAGCTATGAAGTTTATAGGTATTTGAAAGACCAAAATGATTATTGGAAAAATCTTGCCATCCAACAAGATGGAGGGGATAACTTGCCTGGAGATGACAACCGTAGAATCATTCCTGTAATTGATGGTGGAAAAGTAGTGGATTGGTTGTTTGGTGGTAGCACTATAGATATACAAACGTCAGGTAACCTTGTTCTTGATTTTGGAGGACTTTGGCAACGTGTAGACAATCCTGAAATTCCAGTAAGACAGCAAAGGGTTGGAGGTTTTAATTTTGATCAACAGATTGGTTTCAGTATGGTTGGTCAGATTGGAACAAAGCTTCAAGTAAGTGCGAACTACGATACGAAGAGTACCTTTGATTTTCAGCAACAATTTAATATTAACTATACTGCGGCCGAGGAGGATATAGTCCAAGATGTTCAAGTTGGTAATGTTAGCTTTCCAGTATCTAACTCTTTGATTACAGGTGCACAAAATCTTTTTGGTGTTTACACTAAGTTACGCTTTGGGAATTTATGGGTTAGCTCAATTTTTTCATCACATCAAGGAGCTACTGAAACCATTGTAATTAAAAATGGTGCACAGACACAAGAAGTAGAACTTCAAGGGTATGAGTATGATGAAAATCGTCACTTCTTTTTAGGTCATTATTTTAGAGACAGGTATGAAGGTGCTTTAACAGCCTTACCAAATGTTGCTGCAGGTGTTGATATCACTAACATTAAGGTATATGTGACAAATAGATCTAATGCCACTCAGAACTTAAGAGGTGTGGTTGGACTTTTGGATTTGGGTGAAGGAGATCCTTTTAATAATGAATGGGGAGGGAATGGGGTTTCTAATCCAACAGATAATGGTAATAATACTCTTTATTCTCAACTGAGTAATATAGATCGTACACCAACAAGTGTTAGAGCAATACTTGAAAGTGAAGGATTAAATAATGGTACAGAATACGAAATATTAACTTCAGCAAGAGAATTAACAGAGGCTGAATATACAATTCACGGAGGAGTAACAAAAAATAGTTTAGGATACATAAGCCTTAAAACTCCTCTCAGAAATGATGAAATGCTTGCAATTGCTTTTGAATATTCTGTTCAAGGTCAAAGATTTCAAGTAGGTGAATTGCAGAACGATATAAATACCTTAGGTTTAGGAGCTACCGATTTGATCTTTATGAAGCTTTTAAAGCCTGCCTCTATTCAGATCGACGTGCCTAACCCTAATAATCAAAGTGAGATTGTTAGGTATCCTGCTTGGGATTTAATGATGAAAAATATTTATTCATTAGATGCTACAGGCTTACAACGTGATAACTTTAGGTTTAATGTTATCTATAGAAATGATGCTACTGGAGCTGATAACCCAAGTATACAGGATATACCTGCGCTTAAAGATTCACTTTTTGTTAGAATTTTTAACGTAGATCAATTAGATAGAAACCAAAGTCGAAATCCAGATAGCTTTTTTGATTATGTTTCAGGAGTAACCGTAAATGAAAATGACGGATTATTAATCTTTCCTGTTCTAGAGCCTTTTGGAGAAACAATGAGTAGTACTCTCCAACAAGTGGGAGCTTCTGGTTTTGAAAGTCAGTATGTTTTTAGTGATCTCTATAGTCAGACAAAAGCAGATGCTCAGAACAATACAATTCAGAATAAATATTATATCCAAGGAGAGTATCAGTCATCCTCAGGTGGAGATATTTTTCTTCCAGGTATAAATATTTCAGAAGGGTCGGTAGTCGTAACAATGGGTGGTTCTCCTTTATCAGAAGGAACTGATTATAGTGTAGATTATCAGTTTGGTAGGGTTAAAATTTTAAATCCAAATGTTTTAGGTTCTAATCAAGATATCAGAATTACGTATGAGAGAGCAGACCTGTTTAACGTTAAAACTAAAAATCTAGTTGGAGTTGATTTAGAATATCATTTCTCACCAGATTTTAAGTTGACCTCGACTTTGCTTCATTTAACGGAAAGACCATTGACTTCTAGAGTTTCAGTAGGCTCAGAGTCTTTGAAGAACACCATGTGGGGTACGACCTTAGATTATAGATCAGAATCTAGGTTTTTAACAAAAATGGTAGATGCTTTACCTGGTATTAGTACGAAAGCTCCATCTAATTTTGTGTTTAAAGGTGAGTTTGCTCAGCTTATTCCTGGAACACCTAAAATAGTCGGTGACGAGGGGACTGCATATATAGATGATTTTGAGGGAAGTGAGATTTCATATAATCAAACTAGAACGGTTCAAGAGTGGAAGTTAGGTTCTACTCCTGTTCGTATTTTGGAAGATATAGGATTGGACCAAGGAAGTGATTCTTTAGCCGTGAACTATAATAGAGCAAAGGTTGCTTGGTATAACATTGATAATATCTTCTATTCAAATGGTAATGGTACGTTTTCCCGACCTTCAAATATTACTGATCAAGATTTAAATAATCATTACATAAGAAGTATTGGTTTTAACGAGGTTTTTCCAGGTAGAGATCAACAGCAAATTTCTACAAATGAAATTTCTTTTGATATCGCGTATTATCCAGAAGAAAGAGGACCTTATAACTACTCCGAAAATGTAACCTCAGATGGTAAATTAAATAATCCAGAATCAAACTTCGGAGCACTTACAAGGGCTATTCAAACCAATGTAGATTTTGAGAATCTTAATATACAGTATATTGAATTTTGGTTACTTGACCCATTCTTAAATGGTCCAAATGGACAAATTGAAGGGGCTACAAATAATAATACTGGAGGACGTTTTTACTTTAACCTAGGAGATATCTCCGAAGATTTAATTCCTGATGGACAACATTTCTTCGAAAATGGATTGTCTGCTAATCAAGATCAAAACAGAGAAAATGACCCTTGGGGAGTAATCCCTAATGTAACTCCTTTGGGAACAAATGCATTTAATCAAGCGGTGCCAAGAGATGCTCAAGATGTTGGGTATGATGGTTTAAGGAATGATGATGAAGTGAGCTTCTTTAGTGATTTCTTAAGTGTTTTAGGAGCTAATCTTAATGCAGATGCTTTAGCTCAAATAACAGCTGACCCATCATCTGATAATTTTAGGTATTATTTAGATGCAGGGTTTGATCAAGAAGATGCGAAGATTTTAGCTCGTTATAAAGACTTTAATAACCCTGATGGTAACTCACCAGCAAATAGTGGAAATGCAGATTTTCCATCTTCTTCAACTAGTATTCCCGACAATGAAGACTTGAACAACGATAATCAAGTCAACCTTACAAATAAGTATTATGAGTACGAATTAGAATTTAGGCCTGAGGATTTTGACCCTAGTTTGCCATTGTCTCCTAATTTGAAATATGCGACAGATAGAATCACAGCTAATGTTAATGGAGAGGAGGTAAATTGGTATCAATTTAGAATACCTGTCAATCAAAGTGATGAAGCTGTAGGAGGTATAGATAACTTAAAATCTGTTCGTTTCATGCGAATGTATATGACAGGCTGGGAGCAACCCGTAGTTTTAAGAATGGTAGACTTTAAGCTTGTCGGTGCTCAATGGAGAGTTTTTGCAGGAGATATTGATGATAGAAATGCTTCGCCAATTGAAGGTGTTCCTGATAATACTGGTTTTACAGTGGCTTCAGTGAATATTGAACAAAATGGAGTGTCTAATGGAGAGACAACTCCTTATGTTGTACCTCCAGGGATAATTCGTGACTTTGACCCTACATCTACAGTGACAAGGCAATTAAATGAGCAATCTATTCAATTGTCCGTAAATCGATTAGAACCTGAAGAGGGAAGAGGTGTTTATAAAACATTTAGTTTAGATCTTATCAACTATGAACGACTTAAAATGGAAATTCATGCTGAGGGGGGGAATCAAGTAAATGATGATGAGGCTGTAGCATTCATTCGATTAGGTACTGACTTTACTCAAAACTATTATGAAATAGAGGTACCATTGAAACTGACAACTCCAAGAACGTCAAGTGCTCCATCGCAGGTTTGGAGGCAAGAAAATAGAATTGATTTAGAGCTTGCTAGATTAATCGATGTTAAGCTTAATCGAGACACAGATAGATTTCCATTAGATAGTGTTTTTGTCAATCCTGAAAAAATTGGGAATTATACAGTAAGTGTTAGAGGTCGTCCAGATTTAAGTAGCGTAAAATCTGCTATGCTTGGTTTACGAAATAACACTCAGAACAAAACAATCGAAGATGTGATTGTTTGGTTTAATGAATTAAGAGTATCAGGAATTAATACGTTTTCTTCTTGGGCTGCCAATGCTCGTTTAGATGCTTCATTGGCTGATTTTGCAGATCTTTCGACCAATATAAGTTACAGCACTGCTGGCTTTGGTGGAATTCAAGACCCAATATCTGCTCGTCAACGTTCAACGAATATGAACTTTGGTATAACTACAAATATCCAACTGGATAAATTATACCTAAATAGAGTTGGTATTTCATTACCAGTACTGTTTTCTTATCAAAGAGGTACTTCAGAGCCTTACTTTGATCCATTTGACCCAGATGTTCCCCTTGACCTCAAAATTAAAACCTTCGAAAACACTAGTGAGGGGATAAATTATAGAAATGAGGTCATGGAAGAAACTTGGGCTAGGAGTATTAACATTTCAAATTTCTCTAAGAGAAAAATGAATCCGAATGCGAAATCTTACCCTTGGGATATTGAGAATGTTTCTCTTTTTGGAGGGTATTCAGATTCTTATACTAAGAGTATGAATATCAATGAGCAAAATGGAGAGCGTTGGAATACAGGCTTCAATTATGCTTATACAAATCCATTAAAACCTTGGGAGCCGTTTAAGAATTCTAAATTTCTTGATGCAGGAATTTTCAGATTAATAAAAGACTTTAATCTGATGCCAATCCCATCTAATTTTAATACCCGATGGGAAGTGAGAAGAGATTTTACTGAAACGCAATATAGGTCTCAAAGTTTTGGTGAATTTGTAGTAGATGAACCACTATATGATAAGAGTTTCCTTTTCAATAGAAATTATAATTTGGGGTGGAATATATCTAATAATTTGAATTTGACATATACTTCAAATGCAAATTCAATTATTGATGAACCCCTTGAAACAAACCTTTCATCTAATGAAGTTTGGAATCAAATTGCGGAATTAGGAACACTAAGAAATTACAATCAGACAATTTCAGGGAATTATGCATTACCGCTAGATAAGTTTCCACTTACAAGCTTTTTGAGTGCGAATGCTTTATATACTGCAGATTTGGGATGGACGGGTTCTCCTGATGATTTTGTAGGTACAGATGGTAATGATCTAGGTAATACTATTCAAAATAGACAACAGATTGCCTTGAATGGTAAAGTTTCTATGACAAAAATCTACTCTTCAATACCTTACTTACAGCGATTTGAAAAATCTGGAGGAAGCCGTAGTAGAAATAGATCAAGAAGTAGAAACAGAGCTTCTTCAAGTGAAGATGTACTACAATGGAGGATTGAAAGGCTAGATGCAAAAATCAAGAAACTTAATGATAAGTTACTTAAAAAGAAGAATAAGAATCAGTACAAGTTAGAGAAGGAAAGAAAAGAACGTGACGAGGTACTTGATAAAATGAGGAGAGAAGTTGAGAAACTCAAAGCTGAAAATAAGCCTTATGAAGTTTTAGAAGAACAAATAGGTGAGTTGGAAAAATCTCCTCTGCCGACAGAAATAAAAATTAAAGAAAAGGCAGAACAAGAGGCATTAGAAAGATCTCAACAATCTGAGGATGAACAGAAGCCTGAAAAAGAATCTAGATTAGAAAAGAAAATTGCGAAGTTGCAGAAAGAAAAATCGAAGTATGAAACTGAGCAAAGAGAAAGAAGAAAACAAAATAAAAAGCCTAAACAGAATAAGGTTTTAGATACTACACTCAAATTCATTACGATGTTGAAAGAAATTGATGGTAGTTATTCCGAAACAAATTCTACGGTTTTACCAGGTTTTCTTCCTACTCCTAAAAACTTTGGAATGGCTGAAGGTTTTGAAGCACCAGGGTTACCATTTGTACTAGGTCAGCAAGATGTGAATTTTGTAGAGGAAGCAAGAAATAAAGGATGGTTATCTCAAAGTTCATCTCAGAATGGGCAATTCACGCAAACTGCTCAAGAAGAATGGAATCTACGAGCCACACTTGAACCATTCACAGACTTTAGAATCGAGCTTACTGGACGTAAACAGGAAATGGCTAATTATTCTGAAGCTATTTTTCAACCAGATGCAGAAGATGGAAAGTTAGCTTCTAGAAGCGGTAGTTATGGTATTTCTTTTTTCAGTATACCAACGGCCTTCAGAGGAGATGAAATTGCATCGGCTACATTCAATGAGTTTTTAGATAATAGACAAGCAATTCAGAGTCGATTGGAAACGCAAAATAACGTTCCTCAAAATAGTTATGGATTAAATGCTCAGGATGTATTAGTGCCAGCTTTCTTAGCAGCTTATAGCGGTGGAAATGCTGAGAGCTATAGTTTGAGCAGTTTCCCAGAGTTTCCTATTCCGGGTTGGACTGTTTCTTACACAGGGCTTTCTAAGTTAGGATTATTTAAAGACATCTTTAGT